The proteins below come from a single Triticum aestivum cultivar Chinese Spring chromosome 5D, IWGSC CS RefSeq v2.1, whole genome shotgun sequence genomic window:
- the LOC123119149 gene encoding uncharacterized protein, giving the protein MPPTLPAGKPPAGATQPPEPATPPAKSRVADAQLPERKRKVAPSAGPPEKNKKKEKTRSPPAEPDKKPLPLPFEHAWTPGDEAPVRATQPPDPAKSMHTPSAKSREADAQLPERKRKTAPSADLPQKKGKTTSTPAAEPDKKPLPLPSEHAWTPGDEVKILEALAAHRQEHGKLPRTKVLFSSLQLQGRLDNNGFSMPDLRQKVRSLKGRHDHEAINAVPAKESECSLCHLSKTVWGTIARSGGEASAKVPNAGNMFDEMCQLYPCLTDEVTHIVDEPAVLERLLLDFDGTKARALDSKIVNLRKELTEAIMESAKRQNLEVPKVWQCPCTKLQPSKSRTQNESILLSERLDKIEGAGVETQEQLKRMEREMAELKKSSKVIRCDSAASAPHSVVAEKQFSGNVLQRKIEPQGKLPHCKNREVTSKYRPPRNLLPKTRLALKSMPRVRREKIDAESQILHDVEQRKVAACAQQGFSHDLNVEGGKEVFLLSYVRPHRRVAKATLQTSCTSTIVGDKELGPGCCLVLVNQVLDGKAPLIRPLRDINTMDEALGHSIAWTRQQIQDDTTAAMVAPNQASPGQKG; this is encoded by the exons ATGCCGCCCACGCTCCCCGCCGGTAAACCTCCGGCGGGAGCAACCCagccgccggagcccgcgacgCCGCCAGCCAAGAGCAGGGTGGCCGACGCCCAGTTGCCGGAGCGCAAAAGGAAGGTTGCGCCATCAGCCGGTCCGCcggagaagaacaagaagaaagaGAAGACCAGATCGCCGCCGGCCGAGCCCGACAAGAAGCCTCTTCCTCTCCCGTTCGAGCACGCCTGGACACCCGGCGACGAGGCCCCGGTGCGGGCAACCCAACCGCCGGACCCCGCGAAGAGCATGCATACGCCGTCAGCCAAGAGCAGGGAGGCCGATGCCCAGCTGCCGGAGCGCAAGAGGAAGACCGCGCCATCAGCAGATCTGCCCCAGAAGAAAGGCAAGACGACATCGACGCCGGCGGCCGAGCCCGACAAGAAGCCTCTTCCTCTCCCGTCCGAGCACGCGTGGACGCCCGGCGACGAGGTCAAAATACTCGAGGCCCTGGCGGCGCATCGCCAGGAGCACGGCAAGCTGCCGAGAACCAAGGTGCTCTTCTCCTCCCTCCAACTCCAAGGCCGCCTCGACAACAACGGCTTCAGCATGCCGGACCTCCGGCAGAAGGTGCGCAGTCTCAAGGGCCGGCACGACCACGAGGCCATCAACGCCGTCCCTGCCAAAGAAAGTGAATGCAGCCTCTGCCACCTCTCCAAGACCGTCTGGGGCACCATTGCTAGGAGCGGTGGTGAAGCAAGCGCAAAAGTACCAAATGCGGGCAACATGTTCGATGAAATGTGCCAGTTGTATCCTTGCCTCACTGATGAGGTGACGCACATTGTCGATGAACCCGCAGTCTTGGAGAGACTGCTCTTGGACTTTGATGGTACCAAGGCACGTGCATTGGACTCCAAAATCGTCAACCTCAGGAAAGAGCTCACCGAGGCTATCATGGAATCG GCAAAGAGGCAAAACCTTGAAGTGCCTAAAGTATGGCAGTGCCCATGCACTAAGCTTCAGCCATCAAAGTCGAGAACACAAAATGAAAGCATACTTTTGTCAGAGCGCTTGGATAAAATTGAGGGTGCGGGTGTTGAGACGCAGGAGCAATTGAAAAGAATGGAACGTGAAATGGCAGAACTAAAAAAAAGTTCAAAG GTGATAAGATGTGATTCTGCTGCGAGTGCGCCTCACTCAGTTGTAGCAGAAAAACAGTTTTCAGGCAAT GTACTGCAAAGGAAGATAGAGCCGCAAGGGAAATTGCCTCATTGCAAGAATAGGGAGGTTACCTCTAAGTATCGGCCTCCCCGCAAT TTATTGCCAAAGACGAGATTGGCGCTGAAAAGTATGCCTCGTGTTAGGAGAGAGAAGATTGATGCTGAAAGTCAGATTCTGCATGAT GTGGAACAGAGGAAGGTAGCTGCATGTGCACAACAAGGCTTTTCGCATGATTTGAATGTGGAG GGTGGGAAAGAGGTCTTTTTACTTTCATATGTACGGCCACATCGTCGAGTAGCCAAGGCTACTCTTCAAACATCTTGTACATCTACAATAGTTGGGGACAAGGAACTTGGACCTGGATGTTGCCTAGTGTTGGTCAATCAAGTGTTGGATGGAAAGGCTCCTCTGATACGCCCTCTCAGGGACATAAACACAATGGATGAGGCACTTGGACATTCTATTGCATGGACACGTCAACAA atCCAAGATGATACTACTGCTGCCATGGTAGCACCTAACCAAGCATCTCCAG GGCAAAAGGGATGA